A single Saccharolobus shibatae B12 DNA region contains:
- a CDS encoding nitric-oxide reductase large subunit, whose protein sequence is MAKRIRGDVWSNLVLVATVLVYVVYIALAGYTLTHLPPIPSVVETENGTVLFTGGEVISGKVLMQKYGLFDYGSFWGFGGYYGTDFTALALKVINQTADPPTIKVDGQAYSSITDSETSKWVVSNDYVKAYNTLYNELYNILYNNSSNYGLKPNLVNPNDLRNITAFILWGAMVSLLGYTNGFPYMPQQTQPSVNVSLSTWIMVIVLLAVLVSMVSYVSLKILDHWRDPRISVPLPPPSASQRIGLIGVFFASVLAGIQGLLGYLAMHYYVDPEGILGLINFLPFNVTRALHLNMAVVWIALTWITFSIFALPYLGVPLSRKLSFAILGLTLFAGVGLLLGILFSYNQLIPSPYWFIFGAQGKPNDVDQGTFWLLLVALIFFLASSLFFKASKSTAEPLRPLTRITAIGLLGSGIGAIFGSLPIIAPWPNFTEDQFFLWIMIHSFVEGFWPSIVIPVVLILLVVNNLVPPSLATMAASIDSVSEILSGMIGTAHHYYFGGEPLFWMYLGASAAILEVIPILFLTYYAILLWRRGEAKTEFQKTLVTTTLISAIGGGFVGGIIGGASILNAPMINYYVHGLQFTMAHAHLAFPLVWGLTAILMWIAALYLSNGIKENELKTLRIMILIYAIGFILQGIDLWALGAVQLATVLRVGYWAAKGTLFYLLSIPDLIVWLRMIGDVVAGFAAAVIIIYTLKGVIKSYKIKI, encoded by the coding sequence ATGGCCAAAAGAATTAGGGGTGACGTTTGGTCAAACTTAGTGTTAGTAGCGACAGTCCTTGTATACGTAGTTTACATTGCGTTAGCTGGTTATACGTTAACGCATTTGCCTCCAATTCCATCAGTAGTTGAAACCGAAAACGGTACTGTATTATTTACGGGAGGTGAAGTTATAAGCGGAAAGGTACTAATGCAGAAATATGGATTATTCGATTACGGTAGCTTTTGGGGCTTCGGAGGTTATTACGGAACTGATTTTACTGCTCTAGCCTTAAAAGTTATAAATCAAACTGCAGATCCACCTACGATAAAGGTAGATGGTCAAGCTTACTCCTCCATAACTGATTCAGAGACAAGTAAATGGGTAGTGTCCAACGATTACGTAAAAGCTTACAACACCCTTTACAATGAGCTTTACAATATCTTGTACAACAATTCCTCCAACTATGGACTTAAGCCTAACTTGGTGAATCCCAACGATTTGAGAAATATAACGGCATTTATTTTATGGGGTGCGATGGTTTCTCTCCTAGGATATACTAACGGTTTTCCTTACATGCCTCAACAAACTCAACCATCCGTAAACGTTAGCCTATCAACGTGGATAATGGTAATCGTCCTTTTAGCAGTCTTAGTTTCAATGGTGAGCTACGTTAGTCTAAAAATACTTGACCATTGGAGAGATCCAAGAATATCTGTCCCCCTTCCTCCACCATCTGCATCACAAAGGATAGGCTTGATAGGAGTATTCTTCGCCTCAGTCCTCGCGGGTATACAAGGTTTGTTAGGATATTTGGCCATGCATTATTACGTAGATCCAGAGGGAATATTAGGTTTAATAAACTTCCTACCTTTTAACGTTACTAGGGCCTTGCACTTAAACATGGCAGTGGTGTGGATAGCACTTACATGGATTACCTTTTCAATCTTTGCGTTACCATATCTGGGTGTTCCCTTATCCAGAAAGCTCTCCTTTGCAATCTTAGGCTTAACGTTATTTGCCGGAGTGGGTCTGCTTCTAGGAATATTGTTCTCCTATAATCAATTAATCCCATCACCCTATTGGTTTATTTTCGGTGCTCAAGGAAAGCCAAATGACGTTGATCAAGGTACCTTCTGGTTGCTCCTAGTTGCTCTAATATTCTTCTTAGCTTCCTCATTATTCTTCAAAGCTTCAAAGTCAACCGCGGAACCTTTAAGACCACTAACGAGGATTACTGCAATAGGTCTCTTGGGATCTGGAATAGGTGCAATCTTCGGATCATTACCAATAATTGCTCCATGGCCTAACTTCACCGAAGACCAGTTCTTCTTATGGATTATGATACACTCGTTCGTTGAGGGGTTCTGGCCCTCTATAGTAATACCAGTAGTATTAATACTTTTAGTTGTCAACAATTTAGTACCGCCAAGCCTAGCTACGATGGCAGCGAGTATAGATTCCGTTAGCGAAATACTCTCTGGGATGATAGGTACTGCACATCATTATTATTTTGGAGGTGAACCGTTATTCTGGATGTACTTGGGAGCATCAGCAGCTATATTAGAGGTTATCCCTATTCTCTTCTTAACTTATTACGCAATTTTGCTGTGGAGAAGAGGTGAAGCTAAGACCGAATTTCAAAAGACGTTAGTAACTACCACCTTAATCTCAGCTATTGGAGGGGGATTTGTAGGTGGGATTATTGGTGGGGCTTCAATATTGAACGCTCCAATGATAAACTATTACGTCCATGGACTACAATTTACCATGGCTCATGCCCATTTAGCGTTCCCATTAGTGTGGGGTTTAACTGCCATTTTAATGTGGATTGCCGCATTGTATTTATCAAATGGGATTAAAGAAAACGAGCTAAAGACGTTGAGAATTATGATACTGATTTACGCCATTGGTTTCATACTGCAAGGAATAGACTTATGGGCATTAGGGGCTGTTCAACTGGCTACAGTTTTAAGGGTAGGTTATTGGGCGGCAAAAGGTACACTATTCTATCTGCTATCTATTCCAGATTTAATAGTATGGCTTAGAATGATTGGCGATGTAGTTGCGGGTTTCGCTGCTGCCGTAATTATAATTTACACGCTTAAGGGTGTAATTAAATCTTACAAGATCAAAATATAA
- a CDS encoding MFS transporter gives MQYKWIALSNTTIGVLMASINGTITLISLPAIFRGININPFTSFQYLLWILMGYNVVTASFLVSFGRLSDIFGRVRLYNLGFLVFTIGSILLFLTPNTGSLGALELIVFRIVQGIGGAFLFANSAAIITDAFPYNERGKALGINQIAALAGSLVGLILGGILSIINWRYVFLVSVPVGILGTIWSYTKLKEISAPSRSEGIDWAGNLTFGLGLILILIAITYGLLPYGNSQLGWGNPFVIASMIAGLGLMGAFIYVETKVKYPMFRLELFRIRMFAAGNLASFLRSIAYGGLMIMLIIFLQGIWLPLHGYSYEETPFWAGIYTIPLMIGFVTMGPISGWLSDRYGARLLATLGMVIVGIGFLLLTLLPYNFNYVEFAVIIFLMGLGNGMFASPNTASIMNSVPPKYRGVASGMRATIQNTGQTLSMALFFTIVIISLASTLPSALANAVTQAGAPQLAPLMQKIPVTGALFAAFLGYDPVKTIISSLPPGISVPAQAVAVMEQHDWFPTAIAPSFMIALRDTFYISAVLTFIAAIASALRGRRVIAEQQDGGVTDAKSR, from the coding sequence ATGCAGTACAAATGGATTGCCTTAAGCAATACGACAATTGGAGTATTAATGGCTTCAATAAATGGTACAATAACGCTAATCTCGCTACCTGCAATATTTAGGGGTATTAACATTAACCCCTTCACCTCATTTCAATACCTATTATGGATATTAATGGGATATAATGTCGTCACTGCATCCTTCCTAGTATCATTTGGTAGATTATCCGATATATTCGGTAGGGTTAGATTGTACAATTTAGGTTTTCTGGTTTTCACAATTGGTTCAATTCTTCTCTTCCTAACTCCAAATACTGGTAGTCTAGGTGCATTAGAGTTAATAGTGTTTAGAATTGTACAAGGAATAGGTGGAGCCTTTCTCTTCGCAAACAGTGCTGCAATAATCACAGATGCATTTCCATACAACGAGAGAGGTAAGGCTTTAGGAATAAACCAGATTGCCGCTTTAGCTGGATCCCTTGTTGGGTTAATATTAGGTGGAATATTATCCATAATAAATTGGAGATACGTATTCTTGGTTAGCGTCCCAGTAGGTATACTAGGTACAATATGGAGTTACACTAAACTGAAGGAAATCTCAGCGCCAAGTAGGAGTGAAGGTATAGATTGGGCTGGTAACTTGACCTTTGGTTTAGGATTAATTTTGATCCTAATCGCAATAACTTATGGATTACTACCTTATGGTAACTCCCAGCTAGGCTGGGGAAACCCATTCGTAATCGCATCAATGATAGCTGGTTTAGGATTAATGGGGGCTTTCATCTATGTGGAGACTAAGGTAAAGTATCCCATGTTCAGATTGGAGTTGTTTAGGATTAGAATGTTTGCAGCTGGTAATTTAGCTAGTTTTCTAAGGTCAATAGCTTATGGTGGGCTAATGATAATGCTAATAATATTCTTACAAGGGATATGGCTTCCATTACACGGCTACAGTTATGAGGAAACTCCGTTCTGGGCGGGCATATATACTATACCGCTAATGATAGGATTTGTCACTATGGGGCCAATTAGTGGTTGGCTTTCAGATCGGTATGGGGCTAGACTTTTGGCAACGTTAGGCATGGTGATAGTGGGTATAGGATTTCTTCTCTTAACCTTATTACCTTATAATTTCAACTACGTGGAGTTCGCTGTTATAATATTCCTAATGGGGTTGGGAAATGGGATGTTCGCCTCTCCTAACACTGCCTCAATAATGAATTCTGTACCACCTAAATATAGGGGAGTTGCATCAGGAATGAGAGCTACAATACAAAATACCGGTCAAACGTTAAGCATGGCGTTATTCTTTACCATAGTCATTATCTCATTAGCCTCAACGTTACCTAGTGCGTTAGCTAATGCTGTCACTCAAGCCGGAGCTCCTCAGTTAGCGCCGTTAATGCAAAAGATACCGGTAACTGGTGCTTTATTTGCTGCATTTTTAGGATATGATCCAGTTAAGACAATTATCTCGTCACTACCTCCAGGGATTAGTGTACCAGCCCAAGCAGTTGCAGTAATGGAGCAACATGACTGGTTCCCAACGGCAATTGCACCATCCTTTATGATAGCCTTGAGAGACACTTTCTACATTAGTGCAGTCTTGACGTTTATTGCGGCTATTGCCTCAGCCCTAAGAGGTAGAAGAGTCATTGCAGAACAACAAGATGGAGGTGTGACAGATGCAAAAAGTAGATGA
- a CDS encoding 3'-5' exonuclease family protein, which translates to MRLLLTIDTFRQTLPFQNEKVIIIGVMEINQTNKKKYFHFFTEWDLGNEKEVINKFYEYIKGKIGEVGLNNLNFFSGKSKVLERLFVVGFNILRFDIPILTQKGVEYSIGTVSDLNSLWSSLAVIDYLQAMLPYNKMKFKGMSWERFSQILRMSGQKVPKIPLRGSQVKDLYVNKDYSSILKRNKAKLLTLYSAVKIFEKEKS; encoded by the coding sequence ATGAGGCTATTATTAACTATTGACACATTTCGCCAAACTTTACCCTTCCAAAACGAAAAAGTAATAATAATAGGAGTTATGGAAATTAACCAGACTAATAAGAAAAAGTACTTTCACTTCTTCACGGAGTGGGATCTAGGTAACGAAAAAGAGGTGATAAATAAATTTTATGAATACATTAAGGGGAAAATTGGTGAAGTCGGGTTAAACAACCTGAACTTCTTCAGTGGGAAGAGCAAAGTTCTTGAAAGGCTATTCGTGGTTGGGTTTAACATATTACGCTTTGATATACCAATTTTAACACAGAAGGGAGTTGAGTACTCAATTGGTACTGTTTCCGATTTGAACTCCCTATGGAGTAGTCTAGCTGTAATAGATTACCTTCAAGCAATGCTACCTTACAATAAGATGAAATTTAAGGGTATGAGCTGGGAGAGATTTAGTCAAATTTTAAGAATGAGCGGGCAAAAGGTACCTAAAATTCCCTTAAGAGGTTCACAAGTCAAGGACTTATATGTAAATAAGGATTACTCCAGTATACTAAAGCGTAACAAGGCTAAACTCCTAACGCTTTACTCCGCAGTTAAGATTTTTGAAAAAGAGAAAAGTTAA
- a CDS encoding DUF1028 domain-containing protein — translation MTFSIVIYDPEEKAWGVGVASKFLAVGAFVPWLRPNVGAIATQALANLTYGVNGLSLLEKGYSASDTIRILTDSDPLREKRQIGVVDSKGNASAFTGKECYSYAGHIIGDHFSVQGNILAGEEVLEAMAKEAEGRGRIYEKILRSLKAGESKGGDRRGKQSASIIVVKAVDKSEREIDPLTVGKYVDLRVDDSQDPLKDLERLLDLWVATFMEEEMVNVKDYEDKIRDALRKWGYNDLRTWVEMNNFEGKYTGDRIGKSVLKILLSKE, via the coding sequence ATGACCTTCTCAATAGTCATTTACGACCCAGAGGAAAAGGCTTGGGGAGTGGGAGTGGCAAGTAAATTCTTAGCCGTAGGAGCTTTCGTACCTTGGTTGAGACCGAATGTGGGTGCAATAGCTACTCAAGCCCTAGCCAATTTAACTTATGGTGTAAACGGCTTGTCATTACTAGAAAAGGGTTACAGTGCATCAGATACCATAAGAATTTTAACTGACTCAGATCCTTTAAGGGAAAAGAGGCAAATCGGTGTAGTTGACTCTAAGGGTAACGCTTCTGCCTTCACTGGAAAAGAGTGTTATTCATACGCTGGGCATATTATTGGAGATCACTTCAGTGTACAAGGCAACATACTAGCAGGAGAGGAAGTTCTAGAGGCAATGGCTAAGGAAGCGGAGGGTAGGGGTAGAATTTATGAGAAAATTCTCAGATCATTGAAAGCTGGGGAAAGTAAGGGTGGGGATAGGAGGGGAAAGCAGAGTGCTTCAATCATTGTCGTTAAAGCTGTTGATAAAAGTGAGAGGGAAATTGATCCCCTGACTGTAGGGAAATATGTTGATTTGAGAGTTGATGATAGTCAAGATCCCCTAAAGGATTTGGAAAGGCTTTTGGACCTATGGGTAGCGACGTTTATGGAAGAGGAGATGGTTAACGTTAAGGATTACGAGGACAAAATAAGAGATGCGTTAAGGAAATGGGGATATAACGATTTGAGAACTTGGGTTGAGATGAATAACTTCGAGGGGAAGTACACTGGGGACAGGATTGGCAAAAGCGTTTTGAAGATCTTGTTATCAAAAGAGTAG
- a CDS encoding MBL fold metallo-hydrolase — translation MVSLFKIIQVGDHGEVPGAEAFWMRDFDKWYRLSFYSFLLRTEDNEYVLVNTGLPDDLALRNKFLRDWAKSDRCKFQHVEKIENALARLNLKTDEISHVIITPVQDYSIGRIHLFKKAKFYFSRRGWYEDVVTPSTSPFLNRDIYLPRFIREYLFEEAWNRIVLVENQEVVKGVEVRWTGCHHRSSMLVKFEYDKRKWCISDSAFIMANFEQNIPIGIAEDIYECLSAYDYMRRECDVVIPAYDPENMKRFKEYVL, via the coding sequence ATGGTTTCTCTATTTAAAATAATTCAGGTCGGAGATCATGGTGAAGTACCGGGAGCAGAAGCCTTTTGGATGAGGGATTTCGATAAGTGGTATAGATTATCATTCTACTCTTTTCTTTTAAGAACCGAGGATAACGAGTACGTTTTAGTCAATACTGGATTACCAGATGATCTAGCCTTAAGGAATAAGTTCTTAAGGGATTGGGCTAAAAGCGATAGATGCAAGTTTCAACACGTGGAGAAAATTGAGAATGCCCTTGCGAGATTAAACTTGAAAACTGACGAAATTTCCCACGTCATTATTACGCCAGTTCAAGATTACAGTATTGGGAGGATTCACTTATTTAAGAAGGCAAAGTTCTACTTTTCTAGAAGAGGATGGTATGAGGACGTTGTTACGCCTTCCACCTCACCTTTTTTAAATAGAGACATTTACTTGCCTAGGTTTATACGGGAGTACCTGTTTGAAGAGGCGTGGAATAGGATTGTCTTAGTTGAGAATCAAGAAGTCGTTAAAGGCGTGGAGGTAAGGTGGACTGGTTGTCATCATAGGAGTTCCATGTTAGTTAAGTTTGAATACGATAAGAGAAAGTGGTGTATAAGCGATTCAGCCTTCATAATGGCTAATTTTGAGCAAAATATTCCAATTGGCATTGCTGAGGACATTTACGAATGTTTAAGCGCCTATGATTACATGAGGAGAGAATGCGATGTTGTTATTCCAGCTTATGATCCAGAAAACATGAAGAGGTTTAAGGAATATGTTTTATAA
- the ilvC gene encoding ketol-acid reductoisomerase: protein MDKTVLDASLEPLKGKTIAVIGYGNQGRVQANIMRENGLNVIIGNVKDRYYDLAIKEGFEVYDIGEAVKRADIAFLLIPDEIMKEVYEKNIAPILEGKKEFVLDFASGYNVAFGLIRPPKNVDTVMVAPRMVGEGIMDLHKQGKGYPVLLGVKQDASGKAWDYAKAIAKGIGAIPGGIAVISSFEEEALLDLMSEHTWVPILFGAIKACFDVAVKEYGISPEAALLEFYASGELAEIARLIAEEGIFNQMVHHSTTSQYGTLTRMFKYYDLVRKIVEDEAKYIWDGSFAKEWTLEQQAGYPVFYRLWELAVQSEMAKAENELYKVLGRKTK, encoded by the coding sequence ATGGATAAAACAGTTTTAGATGCGAGTTTAGAACCTTTAAAGGGAAAGACAATAGCTGTAATTGGTTACGGTAACCAAGGGAGAGTTCAAGCTAATATTATGAGGGAAAATGGTCTGAACGTTATTATAGGAAACGTTAAGGATAGATATTACGACTTGGCTATAAAGGAAGGGTTTGAAGTTTACGATATAGGTGAAGCTGTGAAGAGAGCTGATATTGCCTTTCTCCTAATTCCAGATGAAATAATGAAGGAAGTTTATGAAAAGAATATTGCCCCAATTTTAGAAGGCAAGAAAGAGTTCGTATTGGACTTCGCCAGTGGATACAACGTGGCCTTTGGACTTATCAGACCACCTAAAAACGTTGACACTGTAATGGTTGCTCCCAGAATGGTTGGGGAAGGGATTATGGATTTGCATAAGCAAGGGAAAGGTTATCCCGTATTATTGGGAGTTAAACAAGACGCATCTGGAAAGGCATGGGATTACGCTAAGGCAATAGCCAAAGGTATAGGTGCGATTCCAGGTGGGATTGCAGTTATTTCATCATTTGAGGAGGAAGCGTTATTGGACTTAATGAGTGAACACACCTGGGTGCCAATATTGTTTGGAGCAATAAAGGCTTGTTTTGACGTTGCTGTAAAGGAATATGGGATATCTCCAGAGGCAGCATTGTTGGAATTTTACGCATCTGGGGAATTGGCTGAGATTGCTAGACTTATTGCTGAAGAGGGTATATTCAATCAAATGGTTCACCATAGCACTACTAGCCAATACGGTACTTTAACCAGAATGTTCAAGTATTATGACTTGGTTAGGAAAATTGTTGAGGATGAGGCAAAGTATATATGGGATGGGAGTTTCGCTAAGGAGTGGACGTTAGAGCAACAGGCTGGATACCCTGTATTTTATAGATTGTGGGAGTTAGCTGTACAGAGCGAAATGGCTAAAGCTGAGAACGAGTTGTATAAGGTTCTGGGAAGAAAAACAAAGTAA
- a CDS encoding MarR family winged helix-turn-helix transcriptional regulator: MQKVDERLQLVSTIAKIYRGLIREFNNRLGKVMDLSYLDFSILKATSEEPRSMVYLANRYFVTQSAITAATDKLEAKGLVRRVRDNRDRRVVLVEITPKGMEVLENANELLRNLVNEVLSDVNNVSELLEGLNKILIKVERSNG; encoded by the coding sequence ATGCAAAAAGTAGATGAAAGGCTACAACTAGTTAGCACTATAGCCAAGATTTATAGAGGATTAATAAGGGAGTTCAACAATAGGTTAGGTAAGGTAATGGATTTATCCTATCTGGACTTCTCAATACTTAAGGCAACATCTGAGGAACCTAGATCCATGGTTTACTTAGCAAATAGGTATTTTGTGACGCAATCAGCAATAACTGCGGCAACTGATAAACTTGAGGCAAAAGGTTTGGTAAGAAGGGTAAGGGATAATAGGGATAGAAGAGTTGTGTTGGTTGAAATTACTCCTAAAGGTATGGAAGTGTTAGAGAATGCTAATGAGCTGCTTAGGAATTTGGTTAACGAAGTTTTAAGTGATGTGAATAATGTTTCAGAACTCTTGGAAGGGTTAAATAAAATACTTATTAAAGTGGAAAGGTCAAATGGGTAA
- the thiC gene encoding phosphomethylpyrimidine synthase ThiC: protein MGIIDEAKRGQITDEMRAISKLEGIPVEKVKNRISEGKIILIRNAKYPSRKLVPIGKGLSTKVNVNIGTSSEVVDLDMELQKVKVANKWGDTLMDLSTGGDLDAIRREIIKASDLPVGTVPVYQVFIESFKKKSGGAYFTEDELLNTVEKHLKDGVAFMTIHAGITKDLAIRALKSDRIIPIVSRGGDMIAGWMIHNNSENPYRKNWDYVLEMFKEYDAIISLGDALRPGATGDAHDEFQIGELLETARLVKCALQKGVQVMVEGPGHVPLNEIAWDVKLMKKLTGGVPYYVLGPLTIDVGAPYDHIASAIGAAISSAAGADLLCYLTPAEHLGLPTVKQVEEGAIAYRVAAHAGDVVKLGKRASKWDDEVSYYRGKLDWENMISKLIDPQRAYQVYTQFGTPKVKACTMCGGYCPMMWAMDQVRKIGSSSSL from the coding sequence ATGGGTATTATAGATGAGGCGAAAAGGGGCCAAATAACAGATGAGATGAGGGCAATAAGTAAGCTAGAAGGTATACCAGTAGAGAAGGTCAAAAATAGGATAAGTGAGGGTAAAATAATTTTGATAAGAAATGCGAAGTACCCTAGTAGAAAACTTGTCCCAATAGGTAAGGGACTAAGTACTAAAGTTAACGTAAACATAGGCACTTCAAGTGAGGTTGTAGACTTAGACATGGAATTACAGAAGGTAAAGGTTGCAAACAAGTGGGGAGATACTTTAATGGATTTATCAACGGGAGGAGATTTAGATGCCATAAGGAGGGAGATAATAAAGGCATCAGATCTACCAGTTGGTACAGTCCCAGTTTACCAGGTTTTCATAGAGTCCTTTAAGAAGAAGTCTGGAGGAGCGTATTTTACTGAAGATGAATTACTAAACACAGTGGAAAAGCACTTAAAGGATGGGGTTGCCTTCATGACAATTCACGCTGGAATAACTAAGGATTTAGCTATTAGGGCGTTAAAGAGCGATAGGATTATTCCAATAGTCTCAAGGGGAGGGGACATGATAGCTGGTTGGATGATACACAATAACTCGGAGAACCCCTATAGAAAGAACTGGGATTACGTGTTAGAAATGTTTAAGGAATATGATGCTATAATCTCTTTGGGAGATGCCTTAAGACCTGGAGCTACTGGAGATGCTCATGACGAGTTCCAAATTGGAGAACTATTGGAAACCGCTAGGCTAGTTAAATGTGCGTTGCAAAAGGGTGTGCAAGTTATGGTTGAGGGACCGGGACACGTACCACTGAACGAAATAGCTTGGGACGTTAAGCTAATGAAGAAGTTAACTGGTGGTGTGCCATATTACGTTTTGGGTCCCTTGACTATCGACGTAGGTGCGCCCTATGATCACATAGCCTCTGCCATAGGTGCTGCAATATCATCAGCTGCTGGTGCGGATTTATTATGTTATCTAACCCCAGCTGAGCACTTAGGGTTACCAACTGTTAAGCAAGTTGAGGAGGGAGCTATTGCTTATAGGGTTGCAGCCCATGCTGGTGATGTGGTTAAGTTAGGGAAAAGGGCTAGTAAGTGGGATGACGAGGTTAGTTATTATAGGGGAAAACTGGATTGGGAGAACATGATTTCTAAGCTAATAGATCCTCAAAGAGCTTATCAAGTTTACACTCAGTTCGGTACTCCTAAAGTGAAAGCTTGTACCATGTGTGGTGGATATTGTCCAATGATGTGGGCTATGGATCAAGTTAGGAAGATAGGTTCTTCATCATCCCTATAA
- a CDS encoding 4Fe-4S dicluster domain-containing protein: MTSLFYSPLIKYRVDVLPSSELKKENVNVKALVVIGDGIDREKISEDLGLNPLLVRIVDKDSSKEEVEYNKVVLENAWLADLAPVEEIKSIDRRSLLRGEVKKVKKVDKPIYLSEYCNGLYKACNVCEFSCPYNAIKVDKKTGVNIDYTKCTSCGLCSASCPVSAIQFPSLSQNSIFELAKVKGEKRITCYKNTKNRGVKIPCLAMLSEVDIVLLRSSGNLTFECPGCELQDNLKHFIEVIKEYNERIGGISFYSPSKKIEAKETKELNTTPQSFFNRAEARRNISDELPYILFDVSIDNNRCTLCESCVNWCPTSALKLRRDSGVEEIDFDPMKCIGCNVCVNVCPESCKLEEGKTSEIPPNIAALTKVIKVEKSKSVNKEVRKLVGDELVRCRVCGAPIGSRKSLNHVKKIMIEKGASCEDEWLERCPKHRAEYAFHKQFSFNARFKPRGDLR, from the coding sequence ATGACATCCCTTTTTTATTCACCCCTTATTAAATACCGAGTAGATGTTTTGCCCTCATCTGAGTTGAAAAAGGAAAACGTTAATGTCAAGGCCTTAGTCGTTATAGGAGATGGAATTGATAGGGAAAAAATTTCAGAAGATCTAGGGCTAAACCCCTTGCTGGTAAGGATAGTTGACAAGGATAGTAGTAAGGAAGAGGTAGAGTACAACAAAGTAGTTCTAGAAAACGCTTGGCTAGCAGATTTGGCTCCAGTTGAAGAGATAAAATCCATTGATAGACGAAGTCTTTTACGTGGAGAAGTAAAAAAGGTTAAAAAGGTTGATAAGCCAATTTACCTTAGCGAATATTGTAATGGCTTATATAAGGCATGTAATGTATGTGAGTTTTCATGTCCTTACAATGCTATTAAAGTTGATAAGAAAACTGGAGTAAATATTGATTACACAAAATGTACATCTTGTGGTTTATGCTCAGCTTCATGCCCAGTTAGTGCCATACAATTTCCATCACTTTCCCAAAATTCGATTTTTGAATTGGCAAAGGTAAAAGGGGAAAAGAGGATTACATGCTATAAAAATACTAAAAATAGAGGAGTCAAGATACCTTGCTTAGCAATGCTATCAGAGGTAGATATAGTATTATTGAGAAGCAGTGGGAATTTAACCTTTGAATGCCCAGGATGTGAATTACAAGATAATCTAAAGCATTTCATTGAAGTGATCAAGGAATATAATGAGAGAATAGGAGGAATCAGCTTTTATTCCCCATCTAAAAAAATTGAGGCAAAAGAGACAAAGGAACTAAATACTACTCCACAATCATTTTTCAATAGGGCTGAGGCTAGAAGAAACATAAGTGATGAACTGCCATACATACTATTTGATGTGAGTATTGATAATAACAGATGTACTTTATGTGAAAGCTGCGTTAATTGGTGCCCCACATCAGCACTAAAGCTCAGAAGGGATAGTGGAGTGGAAGAAATAGACTTTGATCCCATGAAATGCATAGGCTGTAATGTATGCGTCAATGTTTGCCCAGAATCGTGCAAATTAGAAGAAGGTAAAACAAGTGAGATTCCTCCAAATATAGCAGCTCTTACTAAGGTTATTAAGGTGGAAAAGAGTAAAAGCGTTAACAAAGAGGTAAGGAAATTAGTGGGCGATGAGTTAGTTAGATGTAGAGTTTGTGGAGCACCAATAGGTTCGAGGAAAAGTCTCAATCACGTTAAGAAAATAATGATTGAAAAGGGGGCTTCCTGTGAAGATGAGTGGTTGGAGAGATGCCCAAAGCATAGGGCAGAGTACGCGTTTCATAAACAATTTTCATTTAATGCAAGATTTAAACCTAGAGGTGATCTAAGATGA
- a CDS encoding TorD/DmsD family molecular chaperone, whose translation MKSLSTDFKIFSFLFLSPRYIKEVKGLVEEITDKPYYNTLKQIIQLAESNYDKVATEFTSCFINDYKHVKCPPYESWYRERTVYGISAQRVLEEYIKYGIYPKKQLADHISTELEFVSFLLFVEQEDEARKFIKEHIVSWVPKLIEDILANSKGEYTKLLGIALKQFLDYTIQTIFVVNR comes from the coding sequence ATGAAGTCTCTGTCTACGGATTTCAAGATCTTTTCCTTTTTATTTTTAAGCCCTAGATATATTAAAGAAGTTAAAGGGCTTGTGGAGGAGATAACGGACAAGCCATATTACAATACATTAAAACAAATAATTCAATTGGCAGAAAGTAACTATGATAAGGTAGCTACAGAATTCACTTCATGTTTTATAAATGATTACAAACACGTTAAATGTCCACCTTACGAATCGTGGTATAGGGAGAGAACTGTGTATGGCATTTCAGCACAAAGAGTATTAGAAGAGTACATCAAATATGGTATTTATCCAAAGAAACAACTAGCTGATCATATATCTACGGAGTTGGAATTCGTATCATTCCTCTTGTTCGTAGAACAAGAAGACGAAGCTAGAAAGTTTATAAAAGAGCACATAGTAAGCTGGGTTCCTAAATTAATTGAGGATATTCTAGCAAACAGTAAAGGGGAGTATACAAAACTGTTAGGCATAGCGCTTAAGCAATTCTTAGATTACACAATACAAACTATCTTTGTAGTCAATAGATAG